Within the Cotesia glomerata isolate CgM1 linkage group LG6, MPM_Cglom_v2.3, whole genome shotgun sequence genome, the region gtcgtgcaattcatatttttgaaaaaaaaacccctgtctaaaaatttcaggatcttttaatatcagtacaaggtatcatacaaaaaaaattgagccaaaattttaatggcggTCTTCAtctttgacgattttcaaaaattcaaaatttggcatttttcaaaatttttttcaatagtcctaagtgtcccctttcaaacaaaaaaaagaccatttctgtatctataatagcattcgagatattgcaaaaacaaaattgaaaaactggaaaaatcgcaaaattttgaatttgcatatcttttaaaaaaaatttttttatttcttttcctTTGGCAAaacttcgttttatgataaaagaaaacttctgaccaaaattcatccaaatcgaaaggggtcgattccaactattggtcgatttgacatggaatgacccatttacatttaaaaaattttctttaatgtTTATACTCAATATTtcctgtaaaaatattaagattGTTCTTACATTTACGTAAACATAACAtccataaacataaaaatactATGTATAGTATATAAACATGTATGCAATGTATCATAGGCatgttcaataaattttgatttactATGATTTGAGTGGAGCagcttgtaaaaaataaatggagtTTAAATTTCTGATATCAGATGAAACAGCACAATATTAACAAATGGGTAGCCGTATTTATTGAGGGAACACGCTAGTTTGCCGTCGAGCAGATTTTAAACCACTGAGCTGtgtaataaatcatttgaGATTTCGGAGAAGTAAGTATAAAACAACTAAAAAGCCCTCGTAATTTAAACACATGCATGCGCTCACGAAACCCACTGACCGTGAAATAATTTTGCTGATTTGAATctcgataaaaaaaagactTCAGTTTTCGGTCGATCGATTTTAatatagttaaatttaaaatattatttaatattctaattcttttgtatttaaattaaagcgGGGTTCTTCTTGATATCTGCGATGATATCTTCTATCTTGTCTtgaatattgttaattataaaagtattttattgtgTGGGTTCAAGTAAGTAATTTGAGcattttattatatactattattaggtaataaaaaaaagtaataattggGAACGGACGAAAATAACAGAAGCGGCAAAGTTAATTTGAGACCCGAGCTAACTGCTGAAAAAGaacagaaaataatttaataaggtGATAAAAATCCAGTGCATTGCTACgttctttgttattatttggaaaagaaaaaaaaatgtatcatttcgtcaactttttattaaatgggggaaaaaatttcattacgtGAAATTACTgcctatttatatattaaaatataaataaatgatttacaTCTAGAAGTTCGGGCAAACGTGTCCAACACTTTTTGctgtttttttcataaaaatttaattagaatcAATCgaggataaaataaatttcgatgTCATTTTCGAAGGgacataaatttatagattCATGCAAATATTCATATTCAAAGCCTCTGAACTTTTATTTTTCGCCGAAAATTACAgggccattttttttttatttttatcacttgATATCTTCAATACAGACAAGCTGTTGAGTAATATCATCCTTTAAAAGATAATTTGATACCGTACACAGTCTTCTTAATTTCATCatgagaaaatatattttatttcttcgttACATTCTTCAAAAAGAAACAATgggtagaaatttaaaaaacaaaataaattttaaataaactttaatttaaaaaatcaatcgaTATCAATTTACTACCCAGATGGCAATTTCAGTAAACTAAAGTTTGCAGTACAAGCATTTCGAAAACTCTTGCCCTTAATTAGTTTTGTATTTGCACTATATTCCAATTATACCAGCAATAACTTTCAATAGCACAGAAATTACCCCAATTCAATAGTGTCATACAAATTCAagtttaatattcatttaaatgtTTGAGCTTACTAATATAGTACTGGAAATCAAAATGTATACAAGTTTGTGAATTTATTGCATACAACAGTTGATTTAATGTCAATACATAATAACTGCTGCGGAACTTGAAACATAACAGGACTCGGGCTCAGATGAGGCCATATAAATAAGCAACAAACAATCTCATGAAACCCTTAACTTACTAAACTTTAGTTTCTTTTGTCTTTGTCAATGAGAAAGTTCGAGCTCGATAATACTATGTAATGAATGATCGTGCTCAATCAACTGACATTGCTCCTAGAATCCATGCGTcaaagaatatttaatatactttGGATTTTACTGCCTAAAATATATCTCATATGACAAGtgacattttaatttaactactgcaattataaattgtcaaatgttactattttgataaataatcacATGAAATTATTCTTCATAAACTCAAAAGCAAgcattaaaatgttaaattaatctGTCATTACCAATGAAATAGAGTGATTAGTCAAAGAGTTTAACGCATTCCGGactttaattacaaatattgaTGTTTAGATGGTagatgtataaaattttttgaacataaatttattaataattatagtttatttatttttttttattatttagtcataaatattttaataaaattaatttataaaaaattactcgtGTCAGCCAAACATTTTAGCCTATAAAGTTGTTAATATAACAATACAATATTGTACATGATAAAATATTCACGtaatagatataaatatataatttaataccattgtaaatttaatcgGATAACTTTCTACTGTAATTTCAACTaggtattgaattaattacaaCTAATCAATAATGCAATTAGACAATACTTTGTCTCCTCTATTTGATTTACTTCCGACCTTCATATCAATAAGGTAGAGTTATTTGAATAGTCACAgaggaaataataaagttacagtgtttccgtAACCGTGCTTGTCTATGTAAAAACCGACATATGGTCGAAGACATTAATAAtagtaccaaaaaaattaaaagattgaTTAATCGTTGTAgcgattaattttaaaaaattaatagatttgtcaaagtttattaaaaaattattctagagttaataaagattattaattaataaaatatttaacaattaaagtagtttaagtataattatttgatattaaaggcacatttaaatatttaaaagattgtatggtatgtaaaaaatatatgagtaATTAATACTCTTACTTTCGTAGACTTTTGAAAGTCTAAAAATTGTAACTTGGCAGCACCGGATCGGAGTAAAGAATGAGattctaaataaaagttttgtgaaTTATTTACCTCCTAATAAAAGTAATCCACACATGATTTATAATCATCAGTCTACGGCGTTACATTTATTATggtatttattaaagttttatgatttttatgtgtACCATTGACTTGTTTAAACTGTAGAACAATTCCTTTGATGtagtgttattattatattgttggTGTATCTTTATCTTGATAGTTATGTTACTATCATTATTTAGTTGTTTTCAGTTGTCCTTCAACGTTTCATTTTGTCGAGTATCGGGACCACCATATCGAAAGATGGACGCTTGCCAGAATCCTCATTCATACAAATCCGGATCAGTTTAGCCAAATGTGGAGAGATCCCATGGGGAATTTCAACTCGTAAATCTTCCAGTGCAATCTGCAGTTcaaattaagtttttatagagttaattaagttattacattttttacaataacatttaattatttttgtataactCTTATATTAGATTAAATTCTATCGTAATGttatgttataatttataatatatgttacaaaaatttttttttgctttgtgcttaaagttaatatttactttGAAATACAGCCTCATTAcgtgaattgaaataaaaataagtattttaatcaatagtAAGATGAATAAGTCTTTTAATTAAtggaataagaataaaaaaattatttaaactaaatgACTTGTGATGTGAATGTCAAAATCTCTTTAatgatgaattaattaaaatatctgTATGATGAATGAAAGTCTAGTTGAAAagctttataaaattatatgaaagtACTttgaaatgtataaaatagAGTTGCAAATAatgtattgaaataattattttattacctcATGATTGAaacttttcaattaaaaaaattttttttttagtttttaattctatgagtatttaaaattgaaatataattaaatatattagttcctaaatatttaaagtaatatattattattattattattattattattattattattattaaattactcgaaaaaatggataaaaaattttatatttttatcactagatttttttttttacattttcaagTATTCACAACTACACGACGTTTAAGTCCATTTCAAGCATACTAAATGTGGTATTTGAGATTAATTTAAGTGGaaagcaaaattattatttttattcattttttttttcaattttttattgttacagAAAATattcaggaaattttttattgagatatattaaataaatgaatatacaTAGTAaccaataaattgaaaaacgaagtattgattattgattttaagATACAATttgaacataatttttttttcattttcaatcttacagttggaaataaaaattaaattttttattttaaacccagcaatgattaataaaaatcatgaaaattttttcatcaataaaatAGCAATTCTGAATCAATAAATATCATCAAATATATAGAATGAAATACTATCGTTTGATATGAAATATATTACTACCGCTCAAAGCGTATGCGGTTTTATAAATCGcggatattaaatttttcttctttaatatcGTATAAGTACATGCACTTTATGAAAATGAATTCAAAAACATGAATATCTCAGAGTACAAACCTTCATACCACACTCCATCGGCGATAAATCAGAAAACGGAACTTCACGCGAGGCAAGTTCCCAGAGTAATATTGCAAAGCTCCACATATCGCTAGCTTCCAAATTAATGTCAGCAGGTCGTTTGCTTAAAGCCTCTGGCGACATCCAAGCTGGTTCATAAATACGTCCGACTTCTTGGAATGAAAATTTCGAGTCAGCCATATTGACACGTGCTGTCAAATCCTCGTCGATctaaaaaagtatatttatacGAGATCTAGTAAACATGACAACAATAGGAACAGAATTcatgaaaataatatgaacatgaaaaaaaaaaaaagttgggtaataaatatttatgaaatattttaccaTGACATGTTTGCTATTTAAATGGAACCGGCATCGATTTTGTCTTTCAAGACCGTGCAAAAATGCCATTGCACGTGCAACATCTAGCGCCAAACGTAAAGCTCGTGCACTGTCTAATACAACTCCCGTTCCACCGTGAAGTAATCTGTGCAAACTTCCTCTAGCCATATACTGGGAGACTGTCACGAGCTGCGGGGGCTGATTTACACATCCAAGAACTGGCAAGACATTTGGATGTGAAAATATTCTTAGCTTGGGGAACTCTTCGTTAAAATCACGTGAAATCCGAGCTGTGCATTcgcgcaaattcaaaattttagcaACGATATCATTATTTTGCCATCGTCCACGCCAAGTTTCACCGCTTGGAGTGCTTGCCAAGTGTGTGTGAAGTGACAACTCAGCCATGTTAATGCCTTTGTGCCTCGAAAGTGTCGCATCACctgcaatataaaaaaaaatatacatatataaatatattatatatttatacatattccCTCGATTTTCTTCTGAAGTTTATTCTACTTGAGTTGCTTTTACTCTACTGTaacattatattttcttatatCATGTAGTTTACAcctcaaaaaatataaagaaaaaataaaaataattacaacaaAAAAGTACTCACGACTGCGGGTCTTTAATCCAAGCCAACTCTGATCTTTAAATTGAATCTTCTTCAAGTCCTGTCCAAACTCCACGGCAAGATCTggaagtgaaaaataaaaaacagtgAAAACAACTTTCTCGGCAGCTTGCcaatattttatagatatatctatattccaTATATTACCATGTAAGCGTTTTGCCAATGAACCACGTGCTTTATCTAGTGGAGTATCTCCATCTTTGTTGGCAATAGAAACCAAAGCTCCTGCGGACACTAGTTCTTCTGCTACTGCATGATCACCCCAGAAACACGCGTAGTGCAACGCTGTGTTGCCGTGTTCGTTTGTTACGTTAACATCAGCTTTATTGCGAAGTAACTGCAAACAGAATGAACGTAATATTATCCTTATATGagcataatataaaatatattgtatgtTTATGCTTATTAGTATTCAAAAGCACGTGTGTTGATAAAACCTTGGATAAAGGTTCTGGCTTATTTGCAAAGTAAACAGATGTTGTGTTACCCTTTGCgtctgtttatttttatcttaatctTCATAACTTCATTTCGGAAAAATTATGTTGAAAATATAATATGATACTGGCaacctgcagtcactatgtgactgtcaAAAATTGtggattataaaaaaaaaactgttttgaCAAATTTCCGATAGTTTTAATCAcgatataaataatttggatgcttttaaaattaatttaaaaatcgataTTGCTGTGACAGgatcaattatcaattatttaatggaAAATGTCACAGACACAAGATTATGAACCAACAAACTGTTCAAAACTATCCAAAAAATTGGCtatcaccaaaaaaattttccattttatcatctaaatataccggagataaaattttcattattctcTGAATCTTATAGatgatatattatttataaagtaaataCGGTCAGATATATTCAATTTGTCGACTTGGACAAGTAGTGCATGAAATTTATTGTCGATATTTACGAACTTGGAAACTTTTTAAGTATATACTTAAGAGACGCCATCAATCTTCTTTATCGTTCTCAACTAAACGAATGAAAGAGTTATTTTAGCGAGTTCGGCAAATGAGCTtagaagaagtttttttttttttaaaaacattaacaaagcactaaaaaattttctattgaagAATCTAAGGTTTAatgagttactccgaaattaaagatttattataaaacccCAAGCACtgagaaaaactttttttaattcaaagaaAAGTTTTGAGCCgcagaaattattttgaagaaaatcgGGTGACTtattcaaagaattttttctcttggtTTCAAAATTCTGGGATCAAGATACTttgtttattactttttttttttgacagatCTTTAAAATACTATAAGTcaaggaaaatttttgtttccgAAATCAGCCGCTATCGAGCGTAACTATTTAACTTTTGTACAacaatttatgtaaataactattaagttaattttaaccTAGGTTAGCTACAGTTTTCTTCAATAAacatacataattattaaaaagggCATTcagcagccgaaatggaagtagatttcatttcattagttattaattaaagttacaAATATCTACCCCAGAATACATTACACGAAAATCTATATCATATTTATACTATAATCTATATCATATTTATACTATTATACAGCCAATGATTCTAACAAAACAGCTGCAACAGTAAAAACTGTTTCTTTTAAATGAACTAAAATGAGTAATATTGAAGCTATTTTCACTTCAAGGTAGTGAAAATTGaaacttaataaaaaagatttacgatgcattttaccgaatttcgATATCTTGTATAgtttagtaattataccaagttgaagtattaaaaacatcaatttttacgattttcaaaatttcaaaatcctgtcatttccaaattactcgcccgattaagctcatcttcgaacttaactttggtatttatcgatagataaagcacGTTGAGTTTGTAACAGGTAAATCCTCAGCTCGTAAGCTCGCCGGAACCAGGGTCAATTTTATTGAGGAAATTTTAAtcagataaataattagttaaaattaaatgaacttAATTGCCTTTaacagttgataaaaaaaatataatttagtaACAATAAATACAGAGTAATGCAGTTAGgtcttttacaaaaattaatttaaacgaaaTTTAAATGATCAATAATAAACGGGCGGTCGGTAATTCAAATCGCGAACTAAGTAAACTCAAAGCTAGTTCCCCCTTCCTGGTAATTCGGCGTCGTCTAGGAGTTTCTGACTCTATTCCCAGGCACAAGCGGATCAAATCCTTCTTGCCCCACCTACTCGGTTTGCGTACCAATAGTATCTCGGCAGAAGGCGAAGATACTGggaaagtaataattaatttttagtaagtGAGTATCCAGAGATACACacttactaaaaattaattaatgtaaaataaactTACCTTGATTTTATCCCAGCGGACCAAACTCAAAGCAAATTGATTGATGAGAACACAATCCAGCGACTAGCGAACTCAAGACAGATAAAATCTCTGATCGGAATCAGGTTGCCAAAagcgtttttttaaaattgtttttaacaattttggaacaacAGTCTTCGCACGGACGCGTAACCAAATTTTTCGCGCTCTAGCGGTGGATCGggaactaaaaataatctagctaatgtaattttatgttaaactttcttattgaatattttataatatttaaaacctttaaataataataataataataataataataataataatataaataaattcttgaatatCTTCACAAGTTAGACAAGAATCGGATTTAAATTAAGGAagctatcgtgctgacaagccgcgttatatcgtataaatatattatatatatatgggtcattccatgtcaaatcgactaatagttggaatcgaccctttccgatttggataaaatttGGTCACAAGTTtgcttttatcataaaacaaagttgtgccaaatgaaaaaattaaaaaaatttttttcgaaaagttatgcaaaattcaaaatttcgcaatttctcagtttttcaattttgtttttgtaatatctcgaaaattattatagttaCAGACATGGGCCTAAGTCCATTTTAAAGGGGATACTTaggactataaataaaaattttttttgggtaaaatttttgaaaaatcaaaaagtgggaaaattttgaaattttgaaaatcgtaaaaatcaaAGCTCGCTATGAAATTTTtggctcattttttttttacagagtaCCTCTTACTAATCTTAAAATatcctgaaattttcaagagggtgtttttttttcttagaagatataagtttttgaattttggaaaataattttttttttttttttcaaacttcagATGATgttaagttaaataattatttaatttactcaTAAAGTTTTTTCTACTTTATAATTCCTATGTAAGATTTCACTAGCGGCCTCTCTTTTCCATGAAAAGATACTTCTCATGGTCAGCGAATTTATTGTTTACTACGGTAAAATGTGACAACAATTTTTAAGTACTGctgtaaataatattgtttgtCTTACAACGTCTAAAATTTTGTGTCTTGTTACAAAGTCAATCATGGAAAAAGATAAGTGTTCAATTGGTTtatttcgaaataaaaaatgctctgaaggaaaattaattgattgtcATGATTTTTCCGATGCAGATCGAATTTCTCTGAATGCGAGAAGTGAAACAGTTGTTAATTCTATTTGCAGTGACCACAACAAACAATTCCATGTCTATTACATTTATAATCAGAAAATTTATGCTGATCCGTATAAAATTCAtgttgttaaaatatttaaatcattaaaagtaGTTAGTTTTGAATTCTATAATCGATCTAAAAGCATTGTGCCTTCTATTTCACCGGGAAGTAAATTGTGTATTtcatgtacaaaaaaaattcatgatgAACTAAAAAACCATCAAGAAATCAAATTTGAAGCCCAACAATTTATGAGCATCGTagaaagagaaaggaccgaaattcgccagagccaaccgacaaagtcacaaagaagaaggacttgaaaaaaagccctcccCAACGACAGGCAGGGTAGGGCGATGAACCTAAGAAGGCGACTGAttgggaaaaagtacagtctaagaaggagaagaggaagctagctagagagcaactctcaaagcagccgccgaaggagcccaggccagagcctaagcggaaaaaaccacgcaaatgagcaggttcgttcaacggtagataagatcaacaagaccagaagtggcgacttgttgattatgatttcgaggaagagcactgacaaaggTCAAGCCCTCTAAAAGACGATCGCAGACATtcttaaggaggaggccaaagtgatctgcaaaggaccacaggagaccatcgagatccgagatgtcgatgacgacacgacgaaagagcatattcagaccactctaaagagggaagctggagaaagttgtgaaatcccactagaggcaatcaaagtccgtaaagcctttaggggtacgcagacagccacagtgttactaccagcagctgcagcacaaaagttactggagggaaactgcaaaataaggatcggctgggtcaattgccgaataagagcaacgaagagacccatacaatgcttcaaatgctggcactttgggcacttcggatctcagtgcaaaagcgaagtcgaccggtctAAGCACTGCATAAGCTGCGGAAAAGGACACAAAATTTCTGATTGTAGAAAACCAGCTAAATGTACACTGTGTGTTGAACAGCACGGCGTAGAAAAGGCGGCTCACCATGCAGGCACGAACAGATGCcccgtcttccaagaagcgctccagaagataacgaagccaagaacatgaagatattgcaggtcaacctcaatcattgtgaggctgcccatgacctgctcatgcaaactgtgcgcgaattagaggcagacgtagcacttataagtgagccttatagacacctaagtaaccaaccctgggaatccgacagcactaacaaagccgtcatctggtcctgcggtaaatgtccttttcagagaacagtcaacaataaagaagccggcttcgtagcagcatgggtagatggcctccgcttctacagttgctatgcaccacctagtctctctaatgaacagtttgaaggcttccttgatcggctaactgaggacgcaagaaaacactttcgcgtggcaatagctggtgacttcaattcctgggcagcaggctggggcagcaagttcactaatacacgtggaaaagcacttctcgaggcaatggccacactggacgtgatccttcttaacaccggtgacacgccaacgtatactaagggagaggcaaactcaattgttgaccttacatttgtcagcagttgcttagctcgaagaggtttttcttggaaagtattgaacatctacacagccagtgaccatagtgcgatactatTAATTGGCCAGAATCTAAAAAGAGTCAACAGGAACGCCAGCGCGGTTGGGTGGACAGTTAAATCTCTCGACCTcactgctttagtagtagccCTAGAGTGCGatccgatcatcgtagaaactgctaaagagaagaccaaggacctaatgagaagagtcacccaggcttgcgacgccagtatgtctcggaaacgtggcatgaattcaagaccttcggtgcactggtggaacgatcacattagTATTCTACGTTCagagtgtcttaaaaaaagaagaaagtctcagcgtggctacagacgatctaactccgcagagctgtttgcagagtataaaaaggcccgtcgagaactaAACAGAGCCATTAAAAAAGCAAAAGACGCtgctggaaggaactggtcgcagaagtCGAGAAAtatccatggggcagaccgtataaggtggttatgacccacttgaaatgccaaccaatgccatcacctacgtgtccacaactcctagagaagattgttacaacgttgtttccccaacagctggtattcacctacaagttggagcagctcaaccctgaagacatcccaactatcacgttggacgagttgatagaggcaggaaatcgagtagggaataataaggcgccgggattggacggaactcctaatattgccctgaaatcaatccttaggTCAGCACcgacattattcctggacgtttacgatacatgcctgaaggaagggacttttccccagaagtggaaacagcaacggctagtgttacttccgaagggaaaaaagccgccggaagaacTGTCATCCTACccaccactctgcatgttagacacagccggcaagatattcgagcgcataattcatcagagaatagaggctttagtcgatccactcctggcagataacCAGTTTGGTTTGATAcagccaaggatgcaatcgccggaacgagatggaagggtggaaagaagaaatactgcttggtggctgctttggatatcaagaatgccttcaactccgctaactgggactgcgttatgcgggctctagaagaaaaaaacgtaccaggataccttcgcagaatggtagcgagctacttcacgaatagggttctgaaatatgacacgacgaacggtacggaagtgtatgaaatctccggaggagtgccacagggatcagtttTAGGTTCTTTGctgtggaacatcatgtatggtgcctcctgagaatagcattgcccACGGGAGTCAAACGTAGCATttgcggatgacgtagctgtggtaatcgtcgcaaagcacctcgaagagatagaaatggcatttgatattacaatcagacgagtcaatttgtggatggacatgatgaacttgcaactagccaagcataaaaccgaggcagtgctcatcactcgtagaaaaacggtagaaaccatcaagttgagagtcggagaacaaaAAATAACATCACAACCaattatccgttatctgggagtgatgctggatgcccgactcaacttcaagcagcaggtggaacacgtcagtcccaaagcgtcagtagtgagggctagtctcgcacggctgatgcctaacatcggaggcccaatgcagagcaggaggctactattgtcatcagtagtcacatcagtgctcacttacggaatatccatttgggctgatgcactggaaacccaagaatcatggagaaaagctggaccagtatatcgactgagtgccctacgagtagctagtgcctttcgtactatatcagaagaagcagtatgcgtcattgccggaactctacctcttagagttctagcagaggaaagacgagccctttaccaacgaaaaaggtcatctgcactgagccctgaagaacttagaattgaagaacggcagaacagcataggccgatggcatctacaatgggatgctgcagagaagggtaggtggacgcaccgcctcatatctcggatcgacatttggcttaaccagaatcacggcgaggtcaattactatcttacgcagatgttgtcgggacacgggtgttttcgagagtatctacaccgctttaagcacgatgactcttcggagtgcccgttcTGCCCAGGAGTtactgaagatgcggagcacgtcttctttgtatgtcctcgtttcgatccatagCGTAAAGAGTTGGataggatcctgaaccagagaatgttaccagattcactagtggaagcaatgttgtcatcagaagctgcctggaacgctaccaacacgtttgcaacagaagtcctcaaagacttgcgttccaccgaaagaagaagagcaaatatcagaagatagaaggaaggtagttaacaccttagccactagagtatgagtaattcacaggaaacaaacaagagtgaaaacgg harbors:
- the LOC123266672 gene encoding integrin-linked protein kinase homolog pat-4, whose protein sequence is MEDIFQWCREGNAMQVRVWLDDTEHDMNQGDDHGFSPLHWCAKEGHSKLAELLVSRGARINATNRGDDTPLHLASAHGHRDIVQLLLRNKADVNVTNEHGNTALHYACFWGDHAVAEELVSAGALVSIANKDGDTPLDKARGSLAKRLHDLAVEFGQDLKKIQFKDQSWLGLKTRSRDATLSRHKGINMAELSLHTHLASTPSGETWRGRWQNNDIVAKILNLRECTARISRDFNEEFPKLRIFSHPNVLPVLGCVNQPPQLVTVSQYMARGSLHRLLHGGTGVVLDSARALRLALDVARAMAFLHGLERQNRCRFHLNSKHVMIDEDLTARVNMADSKFSFQEVGRIYEPAWMSPEALSKRPADINLEASDMWSFAILLWELASREVPFSDLSPMECGMKIALEDLRVEIPHGISPHLAKLIRICMNEDSGKRPSFDMVVPILDKMKR